From Toxorhynchites rutilus septentrionalis strain SRP chromosome 2, ASM2978413v1, whole genome shotgun sequence, a single genomic window includes:
- the LOC129770434 gene encoding mediator of RNA polymerase II transcription subunit 24 — protein MDTQKSTSKTALLKQMLMRAWRERWTDCQWGINVKTVLTRGVSGDVYNLSDCILQQAVVGSGANTLFLSYLKHSLCAHLISHAAVLKRISMYEHLDMHYCLIALLEFLDSIIGGVTCRGKQEESLLTKAMLSLVYWLMQIYEHAIETYSEQHALGGEQQEVVEKMANVFEKIVQSQFLLGVVYVGKLEDPDLFSLLAKKCNHIDNLTVACGFVSPVINNRNATLNDSIRKVAFIDSESLEMREFDGRSIEPITYCLQPLIAINILFNPNCDTQTYVSQFLSIQRLKGYSLSRLYCEIIRASLISLNNVSGTARESIVCAFTFIKVPQIIRQIHLQCRVLNPNDFEDAKLDYAPEVVEAFDSLLQDSPILDFMDTRCACNTVECLLNEMLKHHLVNEQYLKLIVAKREMISAGLHKLELSSNQHSIVKFVLRAESPLVGILKTLTADYNKVQEALLGMLCQVLSGNSFELILSVATVEGKLRMFVSGLIKCNENSKQVIGEMGKPAMTRAALFDMSFLMLTFIAQNYGSEVILAEGSDSFFERWVRECMVEKNKSKSAMNMVKLCDQNKVEELIMSLNTPEGLKATSLKWQDICASIPGLLYQVLLAWENETLTTAEIKKFLDSLKSRFCSFSICATSWLCAYMQIIAQDELLKPINMVQQFLTAIYPDEIMQQDNFKERLGLTVQIVRKMQQDFHRLPVISTKMRTVVQSPNLMSQAPLEEQFEEVWKSIAERGWLPIDSTLVLENLLQSCGPFWLVNKLVQQIFHCKYIRDINRTMDIVFAIMHLDIDRCTVALLSQLVPMMLLNKLQMAKIVDPFSRVLAKLCVYCIIATMDSPVSHPKKRSRTLLASDGDELDALCPTSKLRKIGSESCDSASSDFMVEHNLSTREDPCGLKDSLQNCLRILFGTCLRYIVSDELSPKIFFMFQFLSLLVEIGKERIKPVLKLIPNGLIQNMMKINSTDDMTVGFILRLYDLNSAAGRQFAMSDLCLFRNINMRKDSIIL, from the exons gtTCTAACACGAGGCGTGAGTGGCGATGTCTATAATCTTTCGGATTGTATCCTCCAACAGGCGGTCGTAGGCTCAGGAGCAAATACT CTGTTTCTGTCCTACCTCAAACACTCTCTGTGTGCCCATTTGATATCACACGCAGCTGTCCTCAAACGGATATCGATGTATGAGCATCTCGATATGCATTACTGTTTGATTGCGCTGCTCGAATTTCTCGATTCGATCATCGGTGGAGTGACCTGTCGGGGCAAACAGGAGGAAAGCCTTCTAACGAAAGCGATGCTTTCGCTGGTCTACTGGTTGATGCAAATCTATGAACACGCAATCGAAACATACAGCGAGCAGCACGCTTTGGGTGGCGAGCAGCAGGAAGTGGTTGAAAAAATGGCCAATGTTTTCGAGAAGATCGTGCAAAGCCAGTTCCTGCTGGGAGTAGTGTATGTGGGAAAACTAGAGGATCCGGATTTGTTCAGCTTGTTGGCGAAGAAATGCAATCATATTGATAATCTGACCGTTGCTTGTGGCTTCGTTTCTCCTGTAATCAACAACAGAAATGCAACGCTCAACGATTCGATTCGAAAGGTGGCTTTCATCGATAGTGAATCTTTGGAGATGAGAGAATTCGACGGAAGAAGCATCGAACCCATCACGTACTGTTTGCAGCCACTGATCGCCATCAACATTCTATTCAACCCGAATTGCGATACCCAAACCTACGTCTCGCAGTTTCTATCGATACAACGTCTCAAGGGATATTCACTGTCTCGGCTATACTGTGAGATTATTCGAGCCTCCCTGATAAGCCTCAACAACGTGAGCGGGACAGCTCGGGAGTCTATTGTTTGTGCGTTTACCTTCATCAAAGTGCCACAAATAATACGTCAAATCCACCTTCAATGTCGGGTGCTCAATCCGAACGATTTCGAAGACGCCAAGCTCGATTATGCGCCGGAAGTGGTTGAAGCGTTCGATTCCTTACTTCAGGACTCACCCATTCTCGACTTTATGGACACGAGATGTGCCTGTAACACTGTTGAATGTCTACTCAACGAAATGTTGAAACATCATCTAGTAAACGAACAGTATTTGAAGCTGATTGTCGCCAAGAGGGAGATGATCTCCGCTGGGCTACATAAACTCGAACTGAGCAGCAATCAGCACTCGATTGTGAAGTTTGTGCTGCGTGCTGAGTCCCCTCTGGTTGGGATACTGAAGACGTTGACCGCAGATTACAACAAGGTGCAAGAGGCGCTACTCGGGATGCTGTGTCAAGTGTTATCGG GCAACAGCTTCGAGTTGATCCTATCGGTGGCTACCGTGGAGGGTAAACTGAGAATGTTCGTTTCTGGGCTGATCAAGTGCAACGAAAACTCCAAACAGGTTATCGGCGAAATGGGCAAACCAGCGATGACCCGGGCGGCGCTGTTCGACATGTCCTTCCTTATGTTGACCTTTATCGCCCAAAACTATGGTTCGGAGGTGATTCTGGCTGAGGGTAGCGACTCGTTCTTCGAACGATGGGTTCGCGAGTGTATGGTCGAGAAGAACAAGTCTAAATCGGCAATGAATATGGTCAAGCTTTGCGATCAGAATAAGGTCGAAGAGCTCATAATGAGTCTCAATACACCGGAGGGATTGAAGGCGACCTCGCTTAAGTGGCAGGATATTTGCGCGAGTATACCGGGACTGTTGTATCAAGTGCTGCTTGCCTGGGAGAATGAAACTCTTACCACCGCGGAGATCAAGAAATTCTTGGACAGTTTGAAGTCTCGCTTCTGCAGTTTCTCAATTTGTGCCACTTCGTGGCTGTGTGCGTACATGCAAATTATCGCCCAAGATGAGTTGCTGAAGCCGATCAACATGGTTCAACAGTTTCTGACGGCTATCTATCCGGATGAAATCATGCAGCAGGATAATTTCAAAGAGCGTCTGGGACTGACCGTACAAATCGTACGTAAAATGCAACAGGATTTCCATCGTCTGCCCGTGATTAGCACAAAGATGAGGACGGTGGTTCAGTCCCCAAATTTGATGTCGCAAGCACCGCTGGAAGAGCAATTCGAAGAAGTGTGGAAAAGTATCGCCGAACGTGGCTGGCTCCCGATTGATTCCACCCTGGTGCTGGAGAATCTGCTGCAATCGTGCGGACCCTTCTGGCTGGTGAACAAGTTGGTGCAACAGATTTTCCACTGCAAGTATATCAGG GACATAAACCGAACAATGGATATTGTTTTCGCTATCATGCATCTGGATATAGACCGTTGCACGGTGGCACTGTTATCACAACTGGTGCCGATGATGCTACTTAACAAACTACA AATGGCTAAAATAGTGGATCCTTTCTCGCGGGTTCTGGCCAAACTATGCGTGTATTGCATCATTGCCACCATGGACTCTCCGGTATCGCACCCCAAGAAACGATCGCGAACTTTGCTGGCAAGCGACGGAGACGAACTGGATGCGCTTTGTCCGACTAGCAAGTTGCGCAAAATTGGCTCCGAATCGTGCGACTCGGCCTCGAGTGATTTCATGGTGGAACACAATCTATCCACGCGGGAGGATCCCTGCGGTTTGAAGGATTCGTTGCAAAATTGTTTGCGGATATTGTTCGGGACATGCTTGCGGTATATAGTGTCCGACGAATTGTCGCCGAAGATTTTCTTCATGTTCCAGTTCCTCTCGTTGCTGGTCGAAATTGGAAAGGAGCGGATCAAACCGGTGTTGAAGTTGATTCCAAATGGGTTGATTCAGAACATGATGAAAATCAATTCCACCGATGATATGACAGTAGGGTTCATATTGAG gTTATATGACCTAAATTCTGCTGCTGGGAGGCAGTTTGCAATGTCAGATCTTTGTTTATTCAGGAATATAAATATGCGCAAGGATAGCATCATATTATAA